The genomic DNA aacaacaattattattcttgcttttattgcttgTGAAATGGCTCTTTACTAGTGAGTGGGATGCAAGGGCAATCAGTACTGACAAAGCTGTTCACCAATGCTTCTAATGACTGGCCATCTCCCACTAATGAGCTAATTCACAGGTTGATGTGCTTCAATGataagttttaaaattaataaacaacATTAACTTTACTGCCCCCTCTTGGGATGTTCTCTTTCTTTGTCTGGAGTTTTGACACAAAGTTACAAGTGGTAATAAGTTTGTCCACCAACACAATACTCAGATTCCTGCTGTCCTTGAGTTGTCCATTGAGAGTTACAGCCTCTCGTTTGCATCATCATTTGAAGGACACGCAATTCATgctctctttcttctcttctcATTTCAAGTCGAAATTTTAACTCCCTGTCATGCCTCTTCTCTTCCATTTCTTCAAATCTGTGAAGGGTGCCAGAAAACAGTAAAACTAACTTGATGCAGCAAGAGTctacaaaatgacaacaatgataatcattttaattttttttgatgATCATGATCATAATTATTGCCATTATGATTGTTTTAACAGTCACAACATTTTCCTTTCAATCTTCCAAAAATACTAGGGTTTTGTAATCCCTTTGTATATTGTCTATACATCATTAATTAGCACATACAGTTTCCAAATTAATTCTTGCcacaaacattttgaaaacctTGAAACTAAAAAGCTGTAATTACCTCTTCATCTCTGCTTCTGAGGATTCACGGAGACTTAAACACACTGTTTCAATTGACTTctccaattttgttttcttggaaCTTTTTGGTGTGGCACCTGTGATGTACTTAGATCTCTTCCTTTCAGAACTACTATCATCAGGGACTACATCACTTCCTTTCTCAGAATTAAGTTCTGAGCTATTGTCTGAAGTTCCTGTTCCTAGCCAAAAAGATAATTATGTCAGTAAATGAGTTTgttgagtttttgttttcagctaaattgtaatttttccttctttaaacCTCATTATCATACATCACATACCTAAAAactaaattacaataaaatttagcTGCAACATGTACATACAGCAAACAGTTTGAAAACCTCTAGTTTACTCTCATTCCCTTCCTGATAATTTTTTCAACTGGTTGGTTATATATATAAGCTTACACGGAATACATTCATTTTGTGCATGATTTGAAAAATAGCGGAGATTAAATAGAATTAACAAAAACTTATTCTGATTGTTATTCTCAaaacacaacagcaacaacaacaaacaccCTACCATTTTCTAGAGAGCTCTCATTGTCTAATTCACTATGGTGATCACTGGAGCTGCTATCCCACAAATGCGGTGGATCAATAGTTGGGTTATCTTTAAAAATCATGTCCATTTGTTCCATGAACTTCCAGGGCTTCCTCGAATTTCCACTCTTCTTGGCACCATCCTTCACATCTTTGTATTTTGCACGTAGCTTTTTCAATTTGTCTGTGATTGCCGCGACAGTTTTTATTATTCCTATGTGAAACAACCAGACAAACGAAATAGCATTAGAGCGAAATGAAAGTTACCTGATAACAACTGTCAGAAAGTAGGATTTGAACATAAATAAAACTTAACTTACTTACCGTGCTGTTCTAACTTCTTCTGAACTTCCAGGTACACTGCATTTTTGTCTTTCGGGCATTTTGCTTTCTCTAGCCCTATTTGAATGGTCTCTTCCGCAAAAACGTCTAATAGTAGGCCAACGTCTTCATCGGTCCACACgatcgttttctttttctgtgtttttgaCGCCATCGACGCCATTGTAAAGAAATTAATGGATTGTACACATGCGCGAAACCACGGTAAAGCACAGCAGGCTCACATGAAGAAGATGGCACGGAATGAAGATGCGTTTACACAGGGCTTTGAACAGCAAAAAGGGTCTGGActcgtttttttttcagttttggggccataggcgcctatggccccAAAACCAGAAAAAAGTGAGTCCGGATCCATTTCATGCAAACATGGTACGGAAGGTTTACACAGTAAAAATAATTGGTCCGTACCAACTTTTTTTCGGTCTGGACCCATTTTTTCCTGTAGTGTAAATGGggctaaatataattatttcctaatttcactcatCACCATTTCATTACCCATACTTATTGCCTACCTAATTACATGTAAGGTGCCATTCTAAgccaataaaatgaaaataccaTAAGTTGGGGGAGTCTTGACATCACGGACAACTTCCTCTCCAAGTTTGCATTTTGGGTAACACACTTTGAGGTATTGACCATTTTCTCCAATCTGTGTCTCTCTCTGgacattttcattaaaatggAGGCTTGCTAACGCATGCCTACaaacacaaagaaacaaaagaatgaagaaCCTAAAACAAGCctcttaattaaccctttcactcccaagagtgacacttagagattttactctgtctaacgccaggagattttactctgtctaacgccagacgattttact from Montipora capricornis isolate CH-2021 chromosome 2, ASM3666992v2, whole genome shotgun sequence includes the following:
- the LOC138021143 gene encoding uncharacterized protein isoform X1 is translated as MASMASKTQKKKTIVWTDEDVGLLLDVFAEETIQIGLEKAKCPKDKNAVYLEVQKKLEQHGIIKTVAAITDKLKKLRAKYKDVKDGAKKSGNSRKPWKFMEQMDMIFKDNPTIDPPHLWDSSSSDHHSELDNESSLENGTGTSDNSSELNSEKGSDVVPDDSSSERKRSKYITGATPKSSKKTKLEKSIETVCLSLRESSEAEMKRFEEMEEKRHDRELKFRLEMRREEREHELRVLQMMMQTRGCNSQWTTQGQQESEYCVGGQTYYHL
- the LOC138021143 gene encoding uncharacterized protein isoform X3: MASMASKTQKKKTIVWTDEDVGLLLDVFAEETIQIGLEKAKCPKDKNAVYLEVQKKLEQHGIIKTVAAITDKLKKLRAKYKDVKDGAKKSGNSRKPWKFMEQMDMIFKDNPTIDPPHLWDSSSSDHHSELDNESSLENGTGTSDNSSELNSEKGSDVVPDDSSSERKRSKYITGATPKSSKKTKLEKSIETVCLSLRESSEAEMKRLLLHQVSFTVFWHPSQI
- the LOC138021143 gene encoding uncharacterized protein isoform X2, translating into MASMASKTQKKKTIVWTDEDVGLLLDVFAEETIQIGLEKAKCPKDKNAVYLEVQKKLEQHGIIKTVAAITDKLKKLRAKYKDVKDGAKKSGNSRKPWKFMEQMDMIFKDNPTIDPPHLWDSSSSDHHSELDNESSLENGTSDNSSELNSEKGSDVVPDDSSSERKRSKYITGATPKSSKKTKLEKSIETVCLSLRESSEAEMKRFEEMEEKRHDRELKFRLEMRREEREHELRVLQMMMQTRGCNSQWTTQGQQESEYCVGGQTYYHL